Proteins co-encoded in one Megalops cyprinoides isolate fMegCyp1 chromosome 1, fMegCyp1.pri, whole genome shotgun sequence genomic window:
- the LOC118792447 gene encoding uncharacterized protein LOC118792447: MAATDPESLQPKQRCRCLDACLVASVASLFLLLLGTATAAALYINQIRKGLPEAPTPAPVGEPKGPQFAAIRAFEKQMLSAAYLGAIRSQLSNGTMKWAPKAYGTGTTVGAAYTFRRAANALEVQRTGSYFLYTNVQLMCTASCSGGVVTMRFLATEEAEAGQGKEVLRCRVELAQGSLAPHSQQCFGVVQLKGADRLSARMELEGELNHWKLELDSGFGIFLVDGLGQDQPQADGSRTAASGDRCKDR, translated from the exons ATGGCAGCGACGGACCCGGAATCTCTGCAGCCGAAGCAGCGGTGCAGGTGTCTAGATGCATGTCTAGTCGCCTCCGTAGCATCGCTCTTTCTTCTGCTCTTGGGCACCGCAACCGCGGCAGCGTTGTATATCAATCAGATAAGAAAGGGGCTACCAGAAGCGCCTACGCCTGCTCCCGTCGGAGAACCGAAGGGACCGCAATTCGCAGCGATCCGTGCCTTCGAAAAACAG ATGCTGAGTGCTGCTTATTTGGGCGCCATCCGAA gccaaCTGAGTAATGGCACGATGAAATGGGCTCCCAAGGCGTACGGCACCGGGACCACCGTCGGGGCCGCCTACACCTTCAGGAGGGCCGCCAACGCCCTGGAGGTGCAGCGGACGGGCAGCTACTTCCTGTACACGAATGTGCAGCTGATGTGCACCGCCAGCTGCTCCGGAGGCGTGGTGACCATGCGGTTCCTGGCGACGGAGGAGGCTGAGGCGGGGCAGGGGAAGGAGGTGCTGCGGTGCCGGGTGGAGCTGGCCCAGGGCTCCCTGGCCCCTCACAGCCAGCAGTGCTTTGGCGTGGTGCAGCTGAAGGGTGCGGACAGGCTGTCCGCCCGCatggagctggagggagagctCAATCACTGGAAGCTGGAGCTGGACTCCGGGTTCGGGATCTTCCTGGTGGACGGGTTGGGTCAGGACCAGCCGCAGGCAGACGGGAGCAGGACGGCCGCCAGCGGGGACAGATGCAAAGACAGATAA